Proteins from one Ahaetulla prasina isolate Xishuangbanna chromosome 2, ASM2864084v1, whole genome shotgun sequence genomic window:
- the SOWAHA gene encoding ankyrin repeat domain-containing protein SOWAHA produces MAEFLNQAAVVGFLRERGGKVRNSLLVGHFKPLLDVPKATPKVRAAVRQRFVQLVNSVAVVQVSEGNKWVVLKKRHQLVPESSDADPRSIAFGDLSDEETSEGADSGAPACPAGFVAPRSSPGEEEDPEPPQTIPVIQLKNLFQREGSEILKVPSVKDHLAPKGASPKPCMLPLRSVPPTSKAKKSEELSPEQDRIPVQDGLSVDLSAILPSTSPHTKRRQLNEVGPKSPSLRRGSKPLKVGEEADSTANVPLEPAEHQWVVNATAGQWSQQLHGLLLIDLNLASKRDFMSGFTVLHWAAKSGNCRTLSKVIEMAEKGGIPVDVNAKSFGGYTPLHIAAIHGQEEVISQLVKVYNAKVNLRDYSGKKPFQYLKEGSSFAVRHLLNDPGLHTNTGQNPSTKKSIKVAASILSSTSTVLGLLSDDIAFYELTKGLKKPAPVNKFLNLATAPRRKLKSRRAFSSSSSSLSQALEEEENETASKHRPISELFFGH; encoded by the coding sequence ATGGCCGAATTCTTGAATCAAGCCGCCGTGGTGGGCTTCCTTCGGGAACGCGGCGGCAAGGTGCGCAATTCGCTGCTGGTCGGCCACTTCAAGCCGCTGTTGGACGTGCCCAAGGCGACGCCGAAGGTCCGAGCCGCTGTCCGGCAGCGCTTCGTCCAGTTGGTCAACAGCGTGGCGGTCGTGCAGGTCTCTGAGGGGAACAAGTGGGTCGTGCTCAAAAAAAGGCACCAGTTGGTACCGGAGTCCTCCGATGCGGACCCGAGATCGATCGCCTTCGGGGACCTGTCTGACGAGGAAACCTCAGAAGGCGCCGATTCTGGAGCGCCCGCTTGCCCTGCCGGCTTCGTGGCGCCTCGGAGCTCgcctggagaggaggaggacccTGAACCGCCTCAGACTATCCCGGTGATCCAGTTGAAGAACCTCTTTCAAAGGGAAGGCTCGGAAATCCTCAAAGTCCCCAGTGTCAAAGACCATTTGGCCCCCAAAGGTGCCTCCCCCAAGCCCTGCATGCTGCCGCTCCGTTCGGTGCCCCCTACCAGCAAAGCTAAGAAATCTGAGGAGTTGAGCCCTGAGCAAGACAGGATCCCAGTCCAAGATGGTCTCTCAGTGGATCTCTCTGCCATCCTTCCTTCTACCTCCCCTCATACTAAGAGGCGGCAGCTAAATGAAGTGGGGCCCAAATCCCCTTCCCTGAGAAGAGGGTCTAAACCACTAAAGGTGGGTGAGGAAGCTGACAGCACAGCCAATGTGCCCTTGGAACCTGCTGAGCACCAGTGGGTGGTGAACGCCACAGCCGGCCAGTGGTCCCAGCAACTTCATGGCTTGCTGCTCATTGACTTGAACCTGGCGAGCAAAAGAGATTTCATGAGCGGCTTCACAGTTCTCCACTGGGCAGCTAAAAGTGGAAATTGCAGAACACTGAGCAAAGTCATAGAAATGGCTGAGAAAGGAGGTATTCCTGTTGATGTAAATGCTAAGTCCTTTGGGGGTTATACTCCGCTCCATATTGCTGCTATCCATGGGCAGGAAGAAGTTATTAGCCAGCTGGTTAAAGTTTACAATGCCAAAGTCAATTTAAGAGACTACAGTGGGAAGAAACCATTCCAGTATTTAAAAGAAGGCTCGTCTTTTGCAGTCAGACATCTCTTAAATGACCCTGGTCTTCACACCAACACTGGACAGAACCCTTCTACCAAGAAGAGCATAAAAGTGGCTGCTTCTATCTTGAGTTCCACCAGCACTGTCCTGGGACTTTTATCTGACGATATTGCCTTCTATGAACTGACAAAAGGCTTGAAGAAACCTGCTCCAGTCAATAAATTTCTTAACTTAGCCACAGCCCCTAggaggaagttgaagtccagaagggctttttcttcttcttcttcttccttgtctcaggccctggaggaagaagagaatgaAACTGCATCAAAACATAGACCGATTTCAGAATTGTTCTTTGGTCATTAA